CGTCGAGCAGCGACGAGTAGAACGCGAGCGTCTCGGCTGCGGTGAATCCAGCGCGAAAGGTCGGCTGTTGGGGGAGATAGCCGATCGTCCGGTCGGTGTCCGGCCCCTCGTAGGAGACGACGCCGTCCGTCGGCCGAAGATCGCCGACGAGCGTCCGGAGCAGCGTCGTCTTCCCGGAGCCGTTGGGACCGATGACGGCGACGACCGAGCCCGACGACACGGAAAACGAGACGTTCGCGATGACGTCGACCGGGCCGAACGACTTCGACACGCCGTCGACCCGAAGCACGGTCTCCTCGCTCACGCCGAACACACCTCCCCGGCGCTCGCGTTTCCGTTCGAAAGCGCCCGCGCGGTCTCCAACCGGGCCGGCTGCTTCGGTGCGTCGCGCGGTGTGGCATCGATCACGCTGTTGTCCCGCATCCCCGGTGCCGATCCGCGGAGCGTCCGAAGGCCGCGCACAATCGGTCCGTCCGCGAGCGTCCGGGCCGCCCCGGTCCGGTGGAGTCGGCCGTCGACGGGATCGGTCGGACTGTACGGCCGGTTCAGCCCCTCGGCACCGCTCCAGTAGTTGCCCTCGCCGTCGTTGCTCCAGACCCGAAGCGGTCCGCTCGTCGCTCGAACGTGCCGTTCGTTGTCGGCGACATCGTTGCCGACGACGACGCTGGTCGGAAAGACCGACGAGGCCCGGAAACCGACTGCGTTTCCGACGATTGTGTTGTCGGCGTACAGCGAGTTCCGTGCGCTCGTCGAGATCGCCTGCCCGGTGTTGATGACGGTGTTGTTCCCGACGTACGCGTCCGAGCCGCTCGTCGCGATCCCCTGCCGGGTCTCTGCGACGACGTTGTCGGCGATGGCCACGCCCGAGGGGCTCGTCATAATGACGACGCCGGACAGCTCCTGTTCGATCGCGCAGTTCCCAGCCACGAGCGCATCCGAGGTGTACATCAGGTGGACGCCGAAGCGGCCGCCGACGAACCGGTTATCGCGTACCGTGATCCCGCCGGATCGGTGGCTATACACCCCGTCTCGCCCGTCCTCGAACGTCGAGCGCTGCACGACCGCCGGTGAGCGTATCGCGACGACGCTCATGAACCCGTCCACCGGCTCGCTCGCGCCGCGTATCCGAACGCCATCGACGACGGCGCGGTCGACGTCCCTGAGGACGATCCCGGAGGCGGGCGTTTCGGCGCTGACCCCAGCGACGAGCAGCCGATCGACGCCGTCCGCGGTGACCGCGGCGTCGGAGTAGCCGTACGCCTCCTCAGTCTGGCGATCCCAGCTGGCTCGATCCTCGTCGACCGACGGATCCTCAGCTTGCAGCGAATCGCCGATCCCGTCGATCTCGACGCCCGAGATCGCCACATCGTCGGATCCGACGGTGACGACGGTTCCGTTGCCGTCGCCGTCGATCGTCGCCCCGTCACCGACGATCGTGACCGGTTTCGCGATCTCGATCGGGCCCGCGTAGGTCCCCGGCGGCAGCCGGATCGTCGTGTTGGGTTCCGCCGCCGCGAGGGCCGCCCGAAGCGTCGGTTCGTCCTCGCCGACGACGATCCCCGTCGGCCGGTCGAGCAGCTCGCGAGCGTCCCGGACCCGGTCGTCCGCGCCGGCGTGCTGGGACGCGATCCGATCGCGGGCGACCGAGCCGTCGTCGCGTCGCGTCTCGAACCGGGCGCGCTCGTCCCAGCCGACCACCCACCCGCCGTGTTCCGACGCGAACGCCGCCGCACCGGCTCGGTCGGCGAACGCGACGGGCGTCGGACCGGCCGGCGTCCGCGCGTCGCTTCCGGTCACGAAATACGCCTCATCGGCCCGCACCCACTCGTCCGTGTTCTCGCCCACGAGGTGGCCGGACTCGTCGAGCGACACCTCTGCCGGCGCGGCTTCGACGTACACGACGAGCGGATAGCCGAACTGCTGCTCGACGAGCGGGTCGTCGACCGCCGCCGCCGCGAGTTCGACCCCGCGGTAGCCGACGACGTACGGGTACTGTGAGTATGCGATCTGCGCTCGGGGGAGCAACTGTTCCGCGCCGAGCGCCTGCCGCTCTTCGAGCGTCAACCCCATCGCGACGGTCTCGTCGAAGTCGGCCGGCTCCGGCGCGGACGCGCCCGGTGACACGACGAACGACCCGACACCGACGAGCACGAAAAGAGAACAGCCTATCGCGACTGCGACTCGAAGCGTCATGGTTGCACTGACCCTATCGGTGCTGATATGCCGTCTGGTGTGGCATTCGAATTCGAGCCCATTCGTTCCATCTCAGTCTCGTATGGACGGTGTGGGCGCCACGAATATAATCACCGCGTCGGCGTGAAAACCGGCTCGGGTGGGTGCCGATCAGTAGAACTCGCGAACGAGGTCCATCGCGTCTTCGGGCGCGCCGTCCGGGACGTCCGTCATCGGCCCCTCGACACCCTCTCGCTTCTCGTAGCCGACGGAGTTTTCGTCCTGGTAGATGACGCCTTGGTACTCCTTACTGCGGTCGAGGATGAGCTC
The window above is part of the Natronomonas salsuginis genome. Proteins encoded here:
- a CDS encoding NosD domain-containing protein yields the protein MTLRVAVAIGCSLFVLVGVGSFVVSPGASAPEPADFDETVAMGLTLEERQALGAEQLLPRAQIAYSQYPYVVGYRGVELAAAAVDDPLVEQQFGYPLVVYVEAAPAEVSLDESGHLVGENTDEWVRADEAYFVTGSDARTPAGPTPVAFADRAGAAAFASEHGGWVVGWDERARFETRRDDGSVARDRIASQHAGADDRVRDARELLDRPTGIVVGEDEPTLRAALAAAEPNTTIRLPPGTYAGPIEIAKPVTIVGDGATIDGDGNGTVVTVGSDDVAISGVEIDGIGDSLQAEDPSVDEDRASWDRQTEEAYGYSDAAVTADGVDRLLVAGVSAETPASGIVLRDVDRAVVDGVRIRGASEPVDGFMSVVAIRSPAVVQRSTFEDGRDGVYSHRSGGITVRDNRFVGGRFGVHLMYTSDALVAGNCAIEQELSGVVIMTSPSGVAIADNVVAETRQGIATSGSDAYVGNNTVINTGQAISTSARNSLYADNTIVGNAVGFRASSVFPTSVVVGNDVADNERHVRATSGPLRVWSNDGEGNYWSGAEGLNRPYSPTDPVDGRLHRTGAARTLADGPIVRGLRTLRGSAPGMRDNSVIDATPRDAPKQPARLETARALSNGNASAGEVCSA